In Prunus dulcis chromosome 2, ALMONDv2, whole genome shotgun sequence, a single genomic region encodes these proteins:
- the LOC117619935 gene encoding uncharacterized protein LOC117619935 translates to MGSECSINKRCYDISMSKRTRKSFHYSVPVPDANRTTCGEIIPALESFLDGNGGDQSSPSKSRVEDGDQDNDNRKSFKQLIDGDEKAKLIIKSGDQGSRARSSLGQHFTDEENHLQLVKKQQKAVGLQGVKLKKLVSRCAKVFRHLVKAESDPALREPRQAVLRLTM, encoded by the coding sequence ATGGGGAGTGAATGCAGCATCAACAAACGCTGTTATGATATTAGCATGTCAAAGAGGACTAGAAAGTCATTTCATTATAGTGTCCCAGTCCCAGATGCCAATCGAACTACTTGTGGAGAAATCATCCCTGCTCTTGAGAGCTTTCTGGATGGCAATGGAGGAGATCAGAGTTCTCCCTCAAAGTCGAGAGTTGAAGATGGTGATCAAGACAATGATAATCGTAAAAGCTTTAAGCAGCTGATCGATGGGGATGAAAAAGCAAAGCTGATCATCAAGTCGGGTGACCAAGGGAGCAGAGCTAGAAGTTCACTAGGCCAACACTTCACTGATGAAGAGAATCACCTTCAACTGGTCAAGAAGCAGCAAAAAGCAGTGGGTTTGCAAGGAGTGAAGCTGAAAAAATTGGTGAGTCGTTGTGCCAAAGTTTTTAGACATTTGGTCAAAGCCGAGAGCGATCCAGCCCTAAGAGAACCCAGGCAGGCTGTTCTTCGTTTAACTATGTAA